The Sphingomonas sp. OV641 DNA window GCGAGCACACTGGCAGATAATTCGAGCAGGACGCTCCCCGCCAGTGGCAGAAAGCGTGAGCAGGAAATCAGGCTGTTTGCGAGCACACGCCGCTACGTGTAGCGCCCGATTCTTTGTTGGCCGCCACCACATCTCCGCACACGGTATAGCCAAGCCGTTGGTAGAGTGCGAACGCCCGGTCGTTGCGAACAGCAACGTGGAAGATCAGGAAAGGTATCCTGCGGCGACGTACCCATTCCTCGGCGGATTTCACCAGACTTGTTCCGAGCCCACGTCCCTGCCACCGTGTCCGGATAGCCAGATTAAACGAGGCAAATTCGGCAGCGCCTTCGATGCACACGCTCCGCACATCTATGTAGCCGACGAGGTCGCCTATGCGTTGCAGGACGAAGATGCCTCGTTCGCCGGCTACGGCGGCGCTCAGCTCCACAGTTGTGCGGCGCAGGAGTTCCCCTCGATCTCGGACATCGAAGATCATATGTTCCGCTTCGCGAGCGAGGGCGATCTTCAAGCGTACCAAAGC harbors:
- a CDS encoding GNAT family N-acetyltransferase gives rise to the protein MTQAIYAPPLPPARSIAQVGGKRSWSEPRPANLADAKALVRLKIALAREAEHMIFDVRDRGELLRRTTVELSAAVAGERGIFVLQRIGDLVGYIDVRSVCIEGAAEFASFNLAIRTRWQGRGLGTSLVKSAEEWVRRRRIPFLIFHVAVRNDRAFALYQRLGYTVCGDVVAANKESGATRSGVCSQTA